A genomic stretch from Suncus etruscus isolate mSunEtr1 chromosome 17, mSunEtr1.pri.cur, whole genome shotgun sequence includes:
- the SDF2L1 gene encoding stromal cell-derived factor 2-like protein 1, producing MWLAGGGGALGLALLVAAVAVRNGGAAKAGEGLVTCGSVLKLFNTQHRVRLHSHDIKYGSGSRQQSVTGVDASDDANSYWRIRGGADGGCPRGAPVRCGQAVRLTHVLTGKNLHTHHFSSPLSNNQEVSAFGEDGEGDDLDLWTVRCSGQHWERKASVRFQHVGTSVFLSVTGEQYGSPIHGQQEVHGMPSANAHNTWKAMEGIFIKPSPEPSAGHDEL from the exons ATGTGGCTCGCGGGCGGCGGCGGGGCTCTCGGGCTGGCGCTGCTGGTGGCGGCCGTGGCGGTGCGGAACGGTGGCGCCGCCAAGGCGGGCGAGGGGCTCGTGACGTGCGGGTCGGTGCTGAAGCTGTTCAACACGCAGCACCGGGTGCGGCTCCATTCCCACGACATCAAATACGGATCCG GCAGCCGCCAGCAGTCGGTGACCGGCGTGGACGCATCGGATGACGCCAACAGCTACTGGAGGATCCGCGGAGGAGCGGACGGCGGGTGCCCACGCGGGGCCCCAGTGCGCTGCGGGCAGGCGGTGCGGCTGACACACGTGCTCACCGGCAAGAACCTGCACACACACCACTTCTCGTCTCCGCTGTCCAACAACCAG GAGGTGAGCGCCTTTGGCGAAGATGGCGAGGGCGATGACCTGGACCTGTGGACCGTCCGCTGCTCGGGGCAGCACTGGGAGCGGAAGGCCTCTGTGCGTTTCCAGCATGTGGGCACCTCCGTTTTCCTGTCAGTCACCGGGGAACAGTATGGGAGCCCCATCCATGGGCAGCAAGAGGTGCACGGCATGCCCAGTGCCAACGCACACAACACCTGGAAGGCCATGGAAGGCATCTTCATCAAGCCCAGCCCGGAGCCCTCTGCAGGTCACGATGAACTCTGA